The following coding sequences are from one Verrucomicrobiia bacterium window:
- a CDS encoding DUF1080 domain-containing protein, with the protein MKILPFNITAPAQGLLRWTCFCTALLGGLVLWPAPAPAQTGPVDNEGFTLLFREDGIPKGWKVTQWNDLAKPGPTGAVWRVEQGILHGSTTRGTWLVSERQYTNFILEFEFKLGETGNSGCALRAPLFGDPAFDGMELQMADFRYNPEAKDSELTGGLYRAVAPRKQVYRPTEWNKYRITLNGSHLHVVLNGEVIQDLNLEEQKQEVKRHDGTLAPPIKDRPKFGHIGFQELSRGGSHVQIRNVRLKELP; encoded by the coding sequence ATGAAAATTCTGCCTTTTAACATCACCGCGCCGGCGCAGGGCCTGCTGCGCTGGACATGTTTTTGCACCGCACTCCTCGGTGGACTGGTCCTCTGGCCGGCCCCGGCGCCCGCGCAGACGGGTCCGGTGGACAACGAAGGATTTACCCTCCTTTTTCGTGAAGATGGGATTCCCAAGGGGTGGAAGGTCACCCAATGGAATGACCTGGCCAAACCCGGCCCCACGGGGGCGGTATGGCGGGTCGAGCAGGGCATATTGCATGGCAGCACCACCCGCGGCACCTGGCTGGTGAGCGAGCGTCAGTACACCAATTTCATCCTCGAGTTTGAATTCAAACTGGGAGAAACCGGCAACAGCGGTTGTGCCTTGCGCGCACCCCTTTTTGGGGATCCCGCCTTCGACGGCATGGAGTTGCAGATGGCCGATTTCCGTTACAACCCCGAAGCGAAAGACTCGGAGTTGACCGGCGGCCTTTATCGGGCCGTGGCGCCGCGCAAACAGGTGTATCGCCCCACGGAATGGAACAAATACCGCATCACCCTGAACGGATCACATTTGCATGTCGTCCTTAATGGGGAAGTCATCCAAGACCTCAACCTGGAAGAACAAAAACAGGAGGTCAAACGGCACGATGGCACCCTGGCCCCGCCCATCAAGGATCGCCCCAAATTTGGCCACATTGGCTTCCAGGAATTGAGCCGGGGCGGCAGTCACGTACAAATCCGCAACGTGCGGCTCAAGGAGCTGCCTTGA
- a CDS encoding PQQ-like beta-propeller repeat protein, with translation MKKLAWITSVAACLAGLPLLGAGVDWYRWRGPDLNGISKETGWRSTWPAEGPKRLWTAQVGTGFASFSVSAGRVYTTGNAEGNDTVFCFEADTGKILWRHTYRHPLDPKYYEGGTSATPTVDGNRVYTLSKRGHLFCLDAATGKVIWAKHLTEDWGMKMPEWGFASSPLVRGDLLLLNAGTAGMAVNKNTGQLVWDNGKEACGYASVVPFQEGQATRAAVLGAKTLFVLDPQSGKEAWRFPWETRYDVNAADPIVSGNQMFLSSSYGKGCALIEFNQGKVRQVYANKYMRNHFNTCVLIDGHLYGTTGESGQASYLMCMEWATGQVKWQESSVGLGALMAAEGKLIVQGEKGELLIVQATPQKFTPLARAKVLSGRCWTTPVLSQGRIYCRNAAGQVVALDVRQ, from the coding sequence ATGAAAAAATTAGCGTGGATAACGTCGGTGGCGGCCTGCCTGGCCGGGTTGCCGCTTCTGGGGGCCGGAGTGGACTGGTACCGCTGGCGCGGCCCCGATTTGAATGGCATTTCCAAGGAGACCGGCTGGCGCAGCACCTGGCCGGCGGAAGGCCCCAAAAGACTGTGGACCGCCCAGGTGGGTACCGGTTTCGCTTCTTTCTCCGTGAGTGCAGGGCGGGTTTACACCACGGGCAATGCCGAGGGCAATGACACGGTGTTTTGCTTTGAGGCCGATACGGGCAAAATCCTCTGGCGGCACACCTACCGGCATCCTTTGGACCCTAAATACTACGAAGGTGGCACCAGCGCGACCCCCACGGTGGATGGCAACCGGGTGTACACCCTGAGCAAGCGCGGTCATCTATTTTGCCTGGACGCCGCCACGGGCAAGGTGATCTGGGCCAAACACTTGACGGAGGATTGGGGCATGAAAATGCCGGAGTGGGGCTTTGCCAGCTCACCGCTGGTCCGGGGGGATTTGCTGCTGCTCAACGCCGGCACCGCCGGGATGGCCGTGAACAAGAACACCGGCCAGTTGGTCTGGGATAATGGCAAGGAAGCCTGCGGCTATGCCTCAGTGGTCCCCTTCCAGGAGGGCCAGGCCACGCGGGCCGCCGTGCTCGGCGCTAAAACGCTTTTTGTCCTGGACCCGCAATCCGGCAAAGAGGCCTGGCGCTTCCCGTGGGAAACCCGCTACGATGTCAATGCCGCCGATCCCATTGTCTCGGGCAACCAGATGTTCCTCTCCTCCTCCTACGGCAAAGGGTGCGCCCTGATTGAGTTTAATCAGGGAAAGGTGCGCCAGGTTTATGCCAACAAGTACATGCGCAACCATTTCAATACCTGCGTTTTAATTGACGGCCATTTGTACGGCACCACCGGCGAATCCGGCCAGGCCAGCTATCTCATGTGCATGGAATGGGCCACCGGCCAGGTCAAGTGGCAGGAAAGCTCGGTGGGGCTGGGCGCTTTGATGGCCGCCGAGGGCAAGCTCATCGTACAGGGTGAGAAGGGAGAATTACTCATTGTGCAGGCCACCCCGCAAAAATTCACCCCCCTGGCCCGCGCCAAAGTGCTGAGCGGACGCTGCTGGACCACCCCCGTTTTGTCCCAGGGCCGTATCTACTGCCGCAACGCCGCCGGGCAGGTGGTGGCCCTGGACGTGCGACAATAA
- the xrtU gene encoding exosortase U, which yields MPLLAGSSDLRAKRRWWRISLVVLVLGFSPSLFYYFLGLWQREHYQFFPLAIAGAIYLARRDLAGENETVTRPWWGLAVGLCALAGYAASAWLWSPWLGYLSFLTALAALLLVVGGWPLVRAAVPAFIMMATIIRPPMNLDTELALKLRYVAVGLSTYLLDFVRVPHFVNGVVIEIPWDRLLVEEACSGINSTFFVFAFAVFQSLRMKRRWPHGVLLVLLGFSFVILGNVVRITAGAFFRYRYGIDLLTGWSHEVFGLVLFVAYIVLILSADALLSLCLGGLEEAPASKSVIWSELLNRWLGPQMSLNAVRGCALMALVFLGVGAAQMVLATQQINKPKILVPSRLKPGAHFVLPEFVAGWRNSTGKIPMGTQHYIQIGAIHSQVWTLEKGGLQLLVALSYPYHGWHDLNYCYSGHGWKLTDPVFRTDGVSDKQSIIEVEMSRKPMHNAYLLYSAFTEDGEWQPPGRLEKRFSIRPDVDEDIRTTYQVQLLYMGYAPLPPEEKAEVLQLFLEVRKLLMQQVYEQLVPSTAKSIPTRK from the coding sequence ATGCCATTACTGGCCGGCAGTTCAGATTTGCGCGCCAAACGCCGCTGGTGGCGGATTAGTTTGGTGGTGCTGGTGTTGGGATTCTCTCCTTCGCTGTTCTATTATTTTCTCGGCCTCTGGCAGCGCGAGCATTACCAATTTTTCCCGCTGGCCATCGCTGGGGCTATTTATCTGGCCCGGCGGGATTTGGCGGGGGAAAACGAGACGGTGACGCGGCCGTGGTGGGGGCTGGCGGTGGGTTTGTGCGCGTTGGCAGGCTACGCGGCGTCGGCGTGGCTTTGGTCACCGTGGCTGGGGTATTTGAGCTTTCTAACGGCGCTGGCCGCCTTGTTGCTGGTAGTGGGAGGATGGCCCCTGGTGCGGGCCGCGGTTCCGGCCTTCATCATGATGGCCACCATCATCCGGCCGCCCATGAATCTGGACACCGAGCTGGCGCTCAAGCTGCGGTATGTGGCGGTGGGGTTGAGCACGTATTTGCTGGATTTTGTGCGGGTGCCGCACTTTGTGAATGGGGTGGTGATCGAGATTCCCTGGGATCGCCTGCTGGTGGAGGAGGCCTGCAGCGGCATCAATTCCACTTTCTTTGTCTTTGCCTTCGCGGTTTTCCAGTCCTTGCGCATGAAACGGCGCTGGCCCCACGGGGTGCTGTTGGTGTTGCTGGGATTCAGCTTTGTCATTCTAGGCAATGTGGTGCGCATTACGGCGGGGGCCTTTTTCCGGTATCGCTATGGCATTGATTTGCTGACGGGATGGTCGCACGAGGTGTTTGGGCTGGTGTTGTTTGTGGCCTACATCGTTTTGATTTTGAGTGCCGATGCCTTGTTGTCCTTGTGTCTGGGGGGCTTGGAAGAAGCTCCCGCCAGCAAGAGTGTCATCTGGAGTGAACTCCTCAACCGCTGGCTTGGCCCCCAGATGTCGCTTAACGCCGTGCGCGGTTGCGCCTTAATGGCGCTGGTGTTTTTGGGAGTGGGGGCGGCGCAGATGGTGCTGGCCACGCAACAAATTAACAAACCCAAAATCCTGGTGCCCTCCCGCCTCAAACCGGGGGCGCATTTTGTCCTGCCCGAATTTGTGGCCGGCTGGCGCAACAGCACGGGCAAGATCCCCATGGGCACGCAGCATTACATCCAAATTGGGGCCATTCATTCGCAGGTGTGGACGCTGGAGAAAGGGGGGCTGCAGCTTTTGGTGGCGTTGAGCTATCCCTATCACGGCTGGCATGATCTGAATTATTGCTACAGCGGCCATGGATGGAAGCTGACCGACCCTGTGTTTCGCACCGATGGCGTGAGCGACAAGCAAAGCATCATTGAGGTGGAGATGAGCCGCAAGCCCATGCACAACGCCTATCTGTTGTACAGCGCCTTCACTGAAGACGGCGAGTGGCAGCCCCCCGGGCGGCTGGAAAAGCGGTTCAGCATCCGTCCGGATGTGGATGAGGACATCCGCACCACCTACCAGGTGCAGCTCCTCTACATGGGTTACGCGCCTTTGCCCCCGGAAGAAAAGGCCGAGGTGCTGCAATTATTCCTGGAAGTGCGCAAACTGCTGATGCAGCAGGTGTATGAGCAACTGGTGCCCAGCACCGCCAAATCCATCCCCACCCGCAAATGA
- a CDS encoding sugar phosphate isomerase/epimerase produces the protein MALTPGSIGVRANQVEAIQLAAKYGFEAVEPYAGYLAGLSDEGLKALRDEMAKHHLTWAAAGFPLQFRGEEAAYQASLKELPKTAAALQRAGVERMGTWLFPTHATLSRQENWERHALRLREGARILGEHGLRLGLEYVGTRSARAGNRQVFIYNLKDTLALIRDIGQPNVGVILDSWHWWQAGETAEDLRQLKNKDVVSVDLNDAPAGLAIEQQQDGRRELPLATGVIPVADFLKALMQMQYDGPVRAEPFNQALNDLDNDAACAAVAAAMKKAFSLVD, from the coding sequence ATGGCGCTGACCCCGGGCAGCATCGGCGTGCGGGCCAATCAAGTCGAGGCCATTCAACTGGCTGCTAAATACGGCTTTGAGGCTGTGGAGCCGTATGCCGGTTATCTGGCCGGGCTTTCCGATGAGGGTCTGAAAGCCTTGCGCGACGAAATGGCCAAGCATCATTTGACCTGGGCCGCCGCTGGTTTTCCGTTGCAGTTCCGCGGGGAGGAAGCGGCTTATCAAGCCAGTCTGAAGGAGCTGCCCAAGACGGCCGCCGCCTTGCAGCGGGCGGGCGTCGAGCGGATGGGCACCTGGCTTTTCCCCACGCACGCCACGCTAAGCCGGCAGGAGAATTGGGAGCGGCATGCCCTGCGCCTGCGTGAGGGGGCGCGGATTTTGGGTGAGCATGGCCTGCGTCTGGGGCTGGAATATGTGGGCACGCGGAGCGCCCGTGCCGGCAACCGGCAAGTCTTTATTTACAATTTGAAGGACACCCTGGCTTTGATTCGAGATATTGGCCAGCCGAATGTCGGCGTCATTTTGGACAGTTGGCATTGGTGGCAGGCCGGCGAAACGGCGGAGGATTTGCGGCAGCTAAAAAACAAGGATGTGGTCTCGGTGGATCTGAACGATGCCCCCGCCGGCCTGGCCATCGAACAGCAACAGGATGGACGGCGGGAACTGCCTCTGGCTACGGGAGTCATCCCGGTGGCCGATTTTCTCAAGGCTTTGATGCAGATGCAGTATGACGGTCCGGTCCGGGCCGAACCGTTCAATCAGGCACTCAATGATCTGGATAATGATGCGGCGTGTGCTGCCGTGGCGGCGGCCATGAAGAAGGCCTTTTCCTTGGTGGATTGA